The genomic interval CAGCATCCTAAAGGCTGTGTTATTCATTTGCGAGAAGGCTTCAAATACACTGCATGCCGAGGACGTCGCTGATCATGTACATATGAGCCGAAGTTATTTTAGCCAATGCTTTAAGAAGCTGACGGGTTCAACGTTTAATGAATACTTAAGACAAGAGCGGATAAGAGCGGCAGAGCGTCTGCTGTGCGAAACCAATCAGTCGATCGCCTGGGTTGCTCATGCCGTAGGCTATAACGACTCCAAATATTTCTCCCAGCTGTTCCATGAACAGACCCGTCTTTTACCCTCCGAATTTCGGGCCCAGTTCCACAAGGGGGATGAATGACTACAACGGATCGAACAAATATCTACCTTGGCCTTGTGTCTGGTGCAAAACACGGCACATCTGTCTGACTTTTTTTCCTAACTTCCAATGTACAATGAGAAGGCAAGAAACTAAGCAGTTGCTTACGAAGTAAGAATTGCTTGGCCATTCTTTTGAGGAGGGATTAGATGAAAAAGAATATGGCATTGATGCTTTCCGTCGTATTACTTGCTCTAAGTTTGACAGCATGCTCTTCTTCCAACAATTCATCGAATAATTTGAAAGCGTCTTCAAATCCAGACTCAAACTCTGCAAGCCCAGCACTATCGGGAGATGACCTGGCCTTCTCCAAATTTCCGAACCCTGTTGATGTCCACATCGGCATGGTGGTGGATCCGACAGACAAAACGCTGCCGGAAGGCGACAGTGTAAGCAACAACCAGTACACGCGTTACCTTAAGGAAAAGTACAACATCAATGTGATTGTGGATTGGACTGCGGCCACCGGCAACGATTTTAAGCAGAAGGTCAGCTTGACGATCGCATCGGGTAAGCTGCCAGACGGTATGGTCGTCGACGACCGCTCCTTCATGACCAAAGCGGCGAGTTCGGGACTGTTGTATGATATCACCGACATCTTCCAGCAATATCAATCTTCACAGGTGAAGGATATCATGGCAAGCACCGAAGGCCGTGCATTGGAGAATGCCAGCTACAAGGGCAAGATGGTTTCGCTCCCGAACATTACGGTGGATACCGACGGCGTTCATGTCTTATGGATTCGCAAGGACTGGCTTGATAAACTGCAGCTGCCGGTGCCGAAGACGGTGTCCGATGTCGAAAAGACGGCGAAAGCGTTTGTTGATAGCAAGCTAGGCGGGGACAAAATGATTGGTATTGCCGGTCCTTCCAAAAATACGTTCCCTTATTCTACCTTCCTCGTCTCCTCTAACAATATGGGAGGATTCGATCCGATTTTTGGCGCGATGGATGCGTATCCGGGCTACTGGCTTGACAATGGTGATGGATCGGTAACATACGGAACGACGACGGACAATACGAAAAAAACGTTGGCTTTGCTGGCTGACTGGTACAAAAAAGGGCTTATTGATCCTGAAGTAGGTACCCGTGACAACGTAGGGGATCCGATTAATGCCAATCAGGCGGGGATTTTCTTCGGCCCATGGTGGAATGGCGGCTATGGCAACGGGGACTCCTTCAAAAACGATCCGACGGCTAACTGGCAGGCCTATCCGGTCTATTCTGACGATAACAAATGGAATGTGCATATGAAAACGACGGGCAGCACCTACACTGTTATTAGCAAAAATGCCAAACCGGATGTCGTCAAAGCCATTATGATTATGAATAATGCGCTTGTACGTGATGAAGCGACCTTTGATTTGTCGGTTAATGTGGCTTGGTATCCGCTTCGCAACGTTATGGCCGCGGCCAATGAGACGGAATATGAGTATGCCGAGCTTCTGAAAGTACTGAAAGGCGAGACCAATCCAGAGGATTATAATAAGCCGAACAGCTTGTACAAGCTGATGTATGCGGATGCGAAAAAGGTAAAAGACGTCATTAAGCCTCCGTACGATGATCTAAATGTCAGCAACTTCAGTACAGCTAACTTCGGAGACTTCCAGCGCTTGTACTCCATCATGATTGGTGATCGTCCGTTCACAACAATTCCAATTGATAAAAAGGTCTTTAGCGTAACCTATAACCAAACTTCAACGATGGAAACGAAATGGGCTAACCTGAAGAAGATGGAGGATGAGACCGTTATGAAAATCATCCTTGGCCAAGCGTCCATCGACTCTTTCGATAAATTCGTGAAGGACTGGAAGTCTCAAGGCGGAGATGAGATTACAGCGGAAGTCGCCGAGCTCTTGAAGAAGTAACCGAGCATACTCTTGCAGAAGGCGCTGGCGGTTTTAAGTGCCTTTTGCAAGCTTTGTTATCCTGATAGGGAGACGGGAGGCTAGCCTTAGTGAGAAAATTAGGCCATCAGAAACACTATTATTTGATGCTGTTGCCGGGTATGGTCTGGCTTGTGATGTTCAGTATTGTGCCTATGTTTGGAATTCTGATGGCCTTTCAGGATTTCAATCCGGGAGCGGGGCTGCTTAAATCCGAGTGGGTGGGGCTCGAAAACTTCAAGTATATGTTTCAGCTTAATGACAGCAAGACGGTTATCGTTAATACCTTTATCATCGCAATCGGCAAAATCGTGCTTAATCTGCTCATTCCGCTCATCTTTGCCATATTGCTAAACGAGCTTCGCAGCATGCGCTACAAAAAGCTTGTGCAGACTGTCGTTTACCTGCCGCATTTTCTATCGTGGGTTATTATGTCAACGATTGTAATCGGAATTTTTGGCTATTATGGCGTTGTTAATACGGTTTTTGGAATGTTCGGCTTTGATCCTAAACTATTTATGGCGGATGCGGGGATATTCCGGCAGCTCATCATCGGTACTGATGTGTGGAAGGAATTTGGTTTTAACGCAATTATATATCTTGCGGCGTTAACAGGCATTAATCTCAATCTATATGAGGCGGCCGCCATTGACGGTGCCAATCGCTGGCAGTTGATTAGGCACGTCACGCTGCCTGCACTGTCAACCACGGTTGTCTTGCTGGGCGTCTTAAGTCTAGGCAACGTGCTGAACGCCGGATTCGATCAAGTGTATAACCTTTATAACCCGCTTGTGTATTCAACTGGAGATATTTTGGATACATGGGTGTACCGACTGGGCTTGCAAAATCTTCAATTCTCGCTCGCGACGGCGGCAGGTTTGTTCAAGTCGGTCATTAGCTTTGTGCTGATATTCATATCCTATCGTCTGGCGTATCGCTATGCCGATTACACGGTATTCTGAGGGAGGGCGCTGCATTGGTCAGAAATACAACGCTAGGCTCGCGGACGTTTGAAATTGCCAATATCGTCGTCCTCGGCCTTTTGCTTATTAGCTGTATTTACCCGCTTTGGTACACCTTCTGTGTATCGATTTCTGAGAAATCCGCTGCTAATGCAGGCTTGGTTACGCTTTATCCCATTGGCTTCTCCTTGACGCCGTATAAGGAAATTATTAATGACGCCCTCTTCTTTAACGCGTTCTGGATTTCCATTCAGCGCACCGTGCTCGGTACAGGTTTTGCTTTGCTGATGACGGTATTAATGGCTTACCCACTGGCAAGACCTAAGAGGGATTTTAAAATGCGCAATACCTTTATGTGGATTCTTGTCTTTTGCATGCTGTTTAACGGAGGATTGATTCCGTGGTATCTCACTATTCAAAACTATCATTTAATCGATACGATTTGGGCGTTAGTACTTGGCGGAGGAGTGCCGGTATTCGACGTGATCCTGATCATGAACTTCTTCCGCAATTTGCCGAAGGAGCTGAATGAGGCGGCAGTAGTCGACGGTGCTGGTCCTTGGTCAGTGCTGTTTCGGGTATATATTCCATGCTCCTTTCCTGTTCTTGCTGCAGTAGCGTTGTTCCTTAGCGTTTATCATTGGAACGAGTTCTTCAACGGATTAGTGCTAATGAACACTGCGGCTAAATATCCGCTTCAAACCTATATCCAGCAGCTTGTCGTAAACATTCCGGTTGGCACCAATCTGACCCCTGAACAATATAAGAAGCTGTCCGAGCTGTCTAATCGAACGCTGAATGCGGCCAAGGTTTTCATAGCTATGGTGCCAATGCTGATCGTATATCCTTTCCTGCAAAAGTACTTTGTTTCCGGTATTATGCTGGGCGCGGTGAAAGAGTAAGGCTGTGCCTGTGAGGAAGACGTGCCACTGGTCATTCCATTCAACGAACAGTATAAGCAGCACACTTCGGCGAATTATGGCTTTGCGCAGCCATGGTTCGCCACCAATACCATGAAAAAATCCGACCTTGTGAGGTCGGATTTTTTGATTTTTCTGTTCATGCTAGTAGGGCAAATCTGTTTTTATAAGCTCTGCTTGCGAAGCTTGAGCACGTGAAATCCGACGACCAAAAGCCACCCAAGGTAGGATGCGATTAAGAATCGTCCGAATAAACCTGCAAGTACGTCAGGAGTGAACTGTCCATCTTGCGGAATTTGAATTATAAATAGCGCCATTAAAACAAACATAATTCCGCTGCTGATTAACAGTCGTCCGCGAATGGGCCTCCAAGCTTCATTGCGTACCAATGCAAAGCTGATCAAGAGGGCGGCGACAGGCGAATAGTCGAGCGTGGCGCCAATGGCATGCATTTTACCGCTGAACGTTGCAGCATCAGGACTCAACGATATAGGGTCGGTCACAAAAATGCCTGCTATTAAGATACCTGAGACACTTAGTCCAAGAATAACGAGCCCGATATATCCCAAGACGCTACGAATCTGTGAGAAGATTGCAACTCCGGCACTTATGAGACTTACAGCGAGCAATATAAATGCAAAATGCATCATCCAGCCGAAGTTGCCTAATGCGTATTCGCTGATAAAACGCCAAGTCGGATCGAATTCAGGCTCTAAGAGGTGTAGGCAACCCAGGATCAAGATGAAAAGTAATCCAGAGACGATATACAATCGTGCGGCATTAGATGATATCGCGGATATAGGTTTTGCAATCAATAGTGGTTTAGCTAATTTCGTATTCTCTAATGGCAATAATCTCGTCATTTTTCTTCTCGGACGATGTCATAATCGACAATCGTCTTCACTAGAATGCTCGGAGCCATCACGACTGCCGAATGATCCTGTCCGGGCAGCGTTTGGGATTCAACAAAAGGCAGTAGTTCGGTAAGTGCTTTGGCTGACTCGTGAAAGAGCGGTTCGCTGTTCTCGCCTGTCATAATTAACGTGGGAACATTTACTTTCCATCGGTCGGTTGGAAGCGGTTTGCCGGATTGCGTGTCACCCATAATCATGCCATCATAGGCGATTGTGTGGGAAATGCTTTCCATCGCCTGCCAAGAAGGATCGGCTTTCATGTAGCCAATATATTCTTCCGGAATACCGAGAGCCTCCGACATGAAGTATTCGACCGCTTCGCTGCGTCTGCCTGCTTGATTTAGCGTGTTCAAATGGTGAACATATTCTGTAGGCAAGGGTTTACGGCTGCCATTAATAATGAACGGTGGTTCGTAAAGATACAGCTTCGACACCTGGTCTCCTAATCGACTCGCTGCTTCAAGAGCTAACACAGCGCCGGATGAGCTTCCAAACAGGCAAGCACTGCCGCCGGCCTTCTGGATTAGAGCCTCAATATCCTCGATTTCACGTTGGACGGAATAAGGCGCGACATCAGAGCTTTGACCGCGGCCACGGCGATCATAGTTGTAAACGGTGTAATGAGTTCCGAGCAGCTGGGCAAGCTGGGCTGCATCGCTATGGTCGGCAACAGCCGATGATATTAGGATAACGGCAGGACCATTTCCTAGCTTTTCATATGCGATCTTTGTTCCATCCTTTGAAGTAACTGTATCCATAAGTCCTCCCGTCGACGTTTCTAAGTATTCTTCAAGTCGGTCAAATGCATCATTGAAGCCTTCAATCATACCCATTGCTTCGGCATTTTCCAATTCCTCGGCACTTGCGAATCGTGTGACGATACTAAGCTTTGTGCCATTTGTTGTTTGCTCGAATTGAACAGTCGTTAGCATCTCGCTGTTCTCTACGACATTCCAGTCTTTGTCGGTAAACGAGTCGGTATATACTAGTGTAAAGGGTTCAGTAACCTCTTGATAAACAGCTTTGCAGAAAGCCTCTTCCCCGATAATGTCATCTGATTTGAGACTATAACGCCAAATACCGCCGGGTCTTACATCCATTTCAAAGACGGTGGTTGTCCATAATTTAGGGCCCCACCAACGCGTAATATGTTCCGGTTTTGTCCAACCTTCCCAAGCAAGCTTGGGAGGCAATGCTAATATCCGTTCGATGGTAAGCTCACGAAGTTCCCGGTTTTTATGGATTTTTGTTTTTGATCGCATCTTCATTCATCCTTTTTAGATCATTTTCTAGTGCGTCAAATCTATTATTCCAAATGGCTTGGTGATTTCGAACATTGCTGCGATAACGCTTGAGATAAAAGGCTAGTATTAATCCTCCTTTTTTTTGTAGTCGAGCATATAATCCTCAAAATAATCGAGACGCTCTTCCCAAAGGATACTAAATGAGTCAAACCACGCATCCAGATCCTGAAAGGGCTTTGCTTCGAGGCTATATATTCGTTGTTGTGCCTTGTTGCGGGAGCTCACCAACCCAGCCTCGCTCAAAATACGTAGATGGCGAGACACTTGGGGTTGACCGATATTGAGCGCTTGGACGATCTCACTCACCGATCGTGGTGCTTTTTTTAATAACTCAACAATGTTAAAGCGGTTCGGCTCGGCGAGTGTAAGTAATGTTAATTGCATAGTGTTTGTGTTCATACATTCAATATACACTTAAGTGTATATACGTGTCAACGTATATAATAAATTAAAAAAACTCATGCACTGGTTGATAAGTCGTAATACATGTCGAATAATTCAATCTACCGTTACACTATTGGAGATTCATATTGGAGGAGATAGCATTTTAACTGGAAGGATATTGAAGCTGTCAAAGCGAATTATTTAACGGTGCATGTTTTGAATTACGGCTTAAAAACAACTTATATACTCGTGCTAGGAGATATGAGTTTGCACCGCCCCTCCCAACTGAGATTTTAAAATAGGAGGTCGTTTGAAATAGCGGGTAGGTTAGCGGAGCAAATCGTAGTGCATTATTTCGTGGTAATTGTTTAAAGTGAGGTGTCTAAACAATGGAACTGGTAAATAAAATTGAAGTCGTAACGATGAAGAGTGAGTATTGTAAAGTTGAACATCATACTATCGTTATTGATGGTACTCCTCTGGATTTATTACTTCAGAATAATCTAACTATCTGACGAAAATATAGAAAAAGAGATCGTTTCTAAGGGGATTAGTATGTGCGAACAGAAGAAATGACGGTCAAGAAACTAGTATTAGTGGTAGTTGTCCTTAACATAATCGTGGGCATACTGAGTGGATGTGGCGATAGGCCCAATCCCCCTGAGAATATACAGAAGGCAGGAAAGCAAGTGGATATTTACGTTGATGGGAATGAAATTCTTATTACTAACAAACCTTTTATAGAGGGACGAAGATTGTATCTTCCTCTTGATTCGGTACTTACTGCCATGGGTTGGACTTATAATCACGAAAAAGATGGATCATTAGCTATCTCTTACAAGACATTAAATGGAAGTGGTACGACCTATATGCATGATGAGTGGGAAGATACGCTTCGATTAGTTGATGGGCATATTTATATTCACTCCAAACGATTAAGTGGTTTAACAGATTCAGAAATCGTTTTTAATGCTGGAACAGGTAAAGTTATGATTACGACATCTCCAAACCCTGGCGAGGTCACAGATGAAGACAGGGAGGAATTGCTCGCATGGCAAGCGAAGCAAGAAACTGTAGCAGAGAATACAATGAGTGCAGAAGAAAGTGAGCAGATCAATTACGGAAAATATTCTGATCTGGATATATTCAGCGACCTGTACTCCTTAGATAAGGAACTTGAAGAAGAAGGACTATCGTTATGGGATGAGCTCGGCTTTTACGGAGGTTATTACCAAAGTGAGTATGGGAATACTCCTTGGGATATCATTTCGTTTGGGTGGACGGGTGGAGATGGCGAACACTACGGCTTCTTAACGGAATTCGGATCTGTTCCGGATTTAAATAATGCCCCTATTGTAAGAGTTTCCCCAATGGGTGGGGATGAAGCTGGAGAAGTCATTGCCAACAATATTAGGGAGTTTTTGAGCGTAATTGCTATTGACAGTACTTTTATATATATGTCGTTTGAAAGTGATGAGGCCTACCAAAACTACTTACAAGAGGAAGAGGAAGCGCAATATGAATGGGCACCAACCGAGGAAGATCAAGCAAATCGCCGTAAGGTCATGTCCAGACTGGTAGATGCGCTAAACCTACCAAAAATCGATCATCCATATACATACCTTGATCGAGTGAAAGCAGCGAGGGAGAAACGAATCGTTGTCGCTACTCCTGATGGACTAGGGGTAACCAATGTACATCCTGGAGATAAAGGTCAGCAACACGAAACACTTCTGGTGGATGATGATTTGGAAGCTGAAGAATTGCAGGGTTATTTAAAGCGGGCTACCTATGCTGGCAAACTAGCGTTGATACGTACATTTAACGCAAAAGGCTTTCATAGCGAGGAAGTCGAAAAAGTAATGGTAGAAGAAATGACCAGACTGGGACTAACCGATGAAATTGCCAGAATGAACGCATCAGCTTGGTAGATGTTAAAAATACAATGTTAAGAGAAAGAACTTAGCCTTTAAATGATTTTTTTATTACGAGGGTGGGCAACGTTAGTTGAATAGAACATATTAATGAGCAGGCGCTGCGGAACCTGCTCTCATTTTATATGAAGCTTACTAGCAGGCTAATTAAAAGAACTGAAATAAGTTACTACGAAATGGGTTGATTCCGATATACCAATTTGTTATGAGAGGTAAACAGGGTTGTTTTATACAAATCTCTTTAGATGAAGTATTCGGGTTTCCGAATATGATAAGCCCTTTTGGTGGTTATGATGTAAGGGGAATCGCAGAAATTAAGAGCGGAAGCTATTACGTAAAGGGTGAGTTATGGTTTACAACTGGTGAAGTATTTGAGTTCTATAATCAGATAGTTAAATGTTGGGCGGAGTTAAAGGGAGTGGCAACATTTTGTTCTACTGAAGCAAACCTAGAGCTCAAAGTTAAATTTATTAATAGAAGGCAAATCTCAATAATAGGTTATTTCAAGGAATTTGCACATCAAGATAATGAGATGAAATTTGAAATCGAAAGTGAGCAAAGTTTTTTTGGAGAGACGGTCGAAGGACTAGAAGAAATAGTGAATCATCATGGTGGTTTAAAAGGGATACATCGTGAATGTTGAACCGAGTGGCAATAATGATTAAGTATGAAATATGATGACGTATTGATAAATCAACCAAAACAAAAGCTTAAAATTGTATTCGTTCGTAACATATCACTTACATTTTCGTCTAAAGGTTATACTGAATAGGGGTGAAAATGTTGAAAAAGTTAGTATTAGGAGTAGCCTTAGCAATTTTCGTATGTGGATTAGCTGGTTGCAGTTCCTCATCAGACGACAAAAAGGGGAATTACATTATTGCAAAAGAAGAGCAAAAAATTTTAGTAGCGAAGGATATCTCTTGGAAAGATGCAGAAAGTATGGACTTTGAAACATTTAAAAAGAATGATATTGAATTAATAAATTATATTGTTGAGGATACTCTGCTCTACAACGAGCTGGCGATAGGTGAATCAGTTAATGTAACTCCCAAAACGAATGATAAAGGTGAATATGTTGTAATGCAATCTTATCCCCCACAAATTATAGCTGGTAAAATAGAAAGGCAGAAGCACTAGGCAGGTTATAGGTCATTAAGTTTTTGCTATCTGTAGGATAAAATACGGGTAGAAATCTTTTATAATTATTTAGTAAATTGAAAATAGGCATTCTCGTTGGTAATATAGACAAATAAGCATGCGATAGGAGTGAATGGTGTCATGATTATTGTTGTTCTTAATCAGTTGAAAAAATAACTGAATATATGAGGTGTGGCTTAATTGGAGGTGATCGCAGTTATGATCTGCATACCTGCTATTTGGCTAAACTCGTACATTAAGAACAATAGCAATATCATACGCCCTTACTCTAACGCGACTTATGTGCGCGGTAATTGTATTCTTATATCAGGTATAATGAAATTCATTCCTGTGAATAGGGATCACTTAGGAGATTAGAGGCTGCAGATGAAGCTACGTTCATCTGTAGTCTTTTTGTCGTTCTCGGACGTCTTGTAGAGAGGTATCAAACGGTAGTAATTCGTGTTTTCATTCTATTATTTTGTGAATTTACAAGGAGGTATGGAGTATGCAATTAAACAATTGGTCTA from Paenibacillus sp. FSL K6-3182 carries:
- a CDS encoding extracellular solute-binding protein, which produces MKKNMALMLSVVLLALSLTACSSSNNSSNNLKASSNPDSNSASPALSGDDLAFSKFPNPVDVHIGMVVDPTDKTLPEGDSVSNNQYTRYLKEKYNINVIVDWTAATGNDFKQKVSLTIASGKLPDGMVVDDRSFMTKAASSGLLYDITDIFQQYQSSQVKDIMASTEGRALENASYKGKMVSLPNITVDTDGVHVLWIRKDWLDKLQLPVPKTVSDVEKTAKAFVDSKLGGDKMIGIAGPSKNTFPYSTFLVSSNNMGGFDPIFGAMDAYPGYWLDNGDGSVTYGTTTDNTKKTLALLADWYKKGLIDPEVGTRDNVGDPINANQAGIFFGPWWNGGYGNGDSFKNDPTANWQAYPVYSDDNKWNVHMKTTGSTYTVISKNAKPDVVKAIMIMNNALVRDEATFDLSVNVAWYPLRNVMAAANETEYEYAELLKVLKGETNPEDYNKPNSLYKLMYADAKKVKDVIKPPYDDLNVSNFSTANFGDFQRLYSIMIGDRPFTTIPIDKKVFSVTYNQTSTMETKWANLKKMEDETVMKIILGQASIDSFDKFVKDWKSQGGDEITAEVAELLKK
- a CDS encoding ABC transporter permease subunit, translated to MLLPGMVWLVMFSIVPMFGILMAFQDFNPGAGLLKSEWVGLENFKYMFQLNDSKTVIVNTFIIAIGKIVLNLLIPLIFAILLNELRSMRYKKLVQTVVYLPHFLSWVIMSTIVIGIFGYYGVVNTVFGMFGFDPKLFMADAGIFRQLIIGTDVWKEFGFNAIIYLAALTGINLNLYEAAAIDGANRWQLIRHVTLPALSTTVVLLGVLSLGNVLNAGFDQVYNLYNPLVYSTGDILDTWVYRLGLQNLQFSLATAAGLFKSVISFVLIFISYRLAYRYADYTVF
- a CDS encoding DUF3221 domain-containing protein yields the protein MLKKLVLGVALAIFVCGLAGCSSSSDDKKGNYIIAKEEQKILVAKDISWKDAESMDFETFKKNDIELINYIVEDTLLYNELAIGESVNVTPKTNDKGEYVVMQSYPPQIIAGKIERQKH
- a CDS encoding metalloregulator ArsR/SmtB family transcription factor, with translation MQLTLLTLAEPNRFNIVELLKKAPRSVSEIVQALNIGQPQVSRHLRILSEAGLVSSRNKAQQRIYSLEAKPFQDLDAWFDSFSILWEERLDYFEDYMLDYKKKED
- a CDS encoding carbohydrate ABC transporter permease; translation: MVRNTTLGSRTFEIANIVVLGLLLISCIYPLWYTFCVSISEKSAANAGLVTLYPIGFSLTPYKEIINDALFFNAFWISIQRTVLGTGFALLMTVLMAYPLARPKRDFKMRNTFMWILVFCMLFNGGLIPWYLTIQNYHLIDTIWALVLGGGVPVFDVILIMNFFRNLPKELNEAAVVDGAGPWSVLFRVYIPCSFPVLAAVALFLSVYHWNEFFNGLVLMNTAAKYPLQTYIQQLVVNIPVGTNLTPEQYKKLSELSNRTLNAAKVFIAMVPMLIVYPFLQKYFVSGIMLGAVKE
- a CDS encoding DUF998 domain-containing protein encodes the protein MTRLLPLENTKLAKPLLIAKPISAISSNAARLYIVSGLLFILILGCLHLLEPEFDPTWRFISEYALGNFGWMMHFAFILLAVSLISAGVAIFSQIRSVLGYIGLVILGLSVSGILIAGIFVTDPISLSPDAATFSGKMHAIGATLDYSPVAALLISFALVRNEAWRPIRGRLLISSGIMFVLMALFIIQIPQDGQFTPDVLAGLFGRFLIASYLGWLLVVGFHVLKLRKQSL
- a CDS encoding alpha/beta fold hydrolase; translated protein: MRSKTKIHKNRELRELTIERILALPPKLAWEGWTKPEHITRWWGPKLWTTTVFEMDVRPGGIWRYSLKSDDIIGEEAFCKAVYQEVTEPFTLVYTDSFTDKDWNVVENSEMLTTVQFEQTTNGTKLSIVTRFASAEELENAEAMGMIEGFNDAFDRLEEYLETSTGGLMDTVTSKDGTKIAYEKLGNGPAVILISSAVADHSDAAQLAQLLGTHYTVYNYDRRGRGQSSDVAPYSVQREIEDIEALIQKAGGSACLFGSSSGAVLALEAASRLGDQVSKLYLYEPPFIINGSRKPLPTEYVHHLNTLNQAGRRSEAVEYFMSEALGIPEEYIGYMKADPSWQAMESISHTIAYDGMIMGDTQSGKPLPTDRWKVNVPTLIMTGENSEPLFHESAKALTELLPFVESQTLPGQDHSAVVMAPSILVKTIVDYDIVREEK